A part of Prolixibacteraceae bacterium genomic DNA contains:
- a CDS encoding DEAD/DEAH box helicase, translating to MNQNNNKSKNNKSNGRSFTKNKSNSPRSNRNPRSRGNKKAATSDIKPEQLIKKATSVEQVKYVSEIHYADLDLHPKLAKNIERKNYQQPTEIQEKSIDHLMESKNLIGIAATGTGKTGAFLIPMVHQMLNDNSITALIMVPTRELAQQVDAEFKSLTLGTSLNSVCFIGGTNINKDIANTKRKMSLIVGTPGRLNDLIQRKNLKLGRVSKLVIDEFDRMLDMGFIHDVRKIIAAMKSREQTMLFSATTDKSQEALIKEIIKNPVRVNATNHNISGNNVDQDIIKVGSDESKFDLLLKLVKDDSYEKIILFAETKHQVNKISKKLNKSGVKSDVIHGNKSQNYRTNVIEAFKQGKLKVMVATDVAARGIDIKDVSLVINFQIPPTMDSYTHRIGRTGRAGSTGKAITFIN from the coding sequence ATGAATCAAAACAATAATAAGAGTAAAAACAATAAAAGTAACGGTAGAAGTTTTACCAAGAATAAAAGCAATTCACCTAGGTCAAATAGAAACCCAAGAAGTCGAGGAAATAAAAAAGCCGCAACTTCTGATATCAAGCCAGAGCAACTTATTAAAAAAGCTACTTCTGTAGAGCAAGTTAAATATGTATCAGAAATACATTATGCAGACCTTGATCTACACCCTAAGCTAGCCAAAAATATTGAACGTAAGAACTACCAACAGCCTACGGAAATTCAGGAAAAGAGTATTGACCATCTAATGGAATCGAAAAATCTTATCGGTATCGCTGCCACAGGTACTGGTAAAACGGGAGCTTTTCTTATTCCAATGGTACACCAAATGTTAAACGACAACTCTATTACGGCACTTATCATGGTTCCGACAAGAGAATTAGCACAGCAGGTAGATGCCGAATTTAAGTCACTTACATTAGGAACATCTCTTAATTCAGTATGTTTTATTGGTGGTACAAACATTAATAAGGACATCGCGAATACAAAAAGAAAGATGAGCCTTATCGTTGGTACTCCTGGAAGACTAAATGATTTAATACAACGTAAAAACCTAAAATTAGGTCGTGTCTCCAAGCTAGTGATTGACGAATTTGACCGAATGTTAGATATGGGATTTATTCATGATGTTCGTAAGATCATCGCTGCAATGAAGAGCCGAGAACAAACGATGCTCTTCTCTGCAACTACAGATAAGTCACAAGAAGCACTCATCAAAGAGATCATTAAAAATCCTGTTAGAGTAAATGCTACAAACCATAATATATCAGGAAATAATGTAGATCAAGACATCATTAAAGTCGGTAGTGATGAAAGTAAATTTGATCTCTTACTTAAGCTCGTAAAAGATGATAGTTATGAAAAGATTATCCTCTTCGCAGAGACAAAACATCAAGTAAATAAAATAAGCAAAAAACTAAATAAGTCTGGTGTTAAATCAGATGTGATTCACGGAAATAAGTCTCAAAACTACAGAACGAATGTCATTGAGGCTTTCAAACAAGGAAAATTGAAAGTGATGGTAGCAACAGATGTTGCTGCAAGAGGAATTGACATTAAAGACGTATCTCTTGTAATCAATTTTCAAATACCTCCAACAATGGACAGCTACACCCACCGTATTGGAAGAACAGGTAGAGCAGGATCCACAGGAAAAGCAATCACATTTATAAATTAA